CGCCCCGCCGGAGGTGCTGGCGACGATCACCGCGCTGGCCGCCGGCGCGATCCTCGCGATGATCACCGACACCATGGTCCCCGAGGCGTTCGAGGACGCCCACCTGCTGGTCGGCCTGATCACCGTCCTCGGCTTCCTGACCGCCTTCGCCCTCTCCCACGTCTGACGCCCTGCGGGGTGGCCGGGCCGGCTTAGCGGTGGGTTAAGGATCCGGTGGACGGTCGTGCGGGGGCGGGGGACGCTCCTAGCATCGGGCGGGTGCGGGTGAAGTCGGCTGTCGTCCTTGTCGTCCTCGGTCTCGCCGGCGCCACGCTGCCCGCCTGCGGGTCCGACGAGCCGGCCGGGCCACGCGTCGCCGCACCCGTCGCGGCAACCGGCACCGCCGCCCCGCCGAGCACCACTCCGACGCCCGTCCCGACCGCCCGGAGCGGTCTCGGCGCCGCCCCGCCGAGCCCCTCGACGCCCGCCTTCCGCGCGGGCAACCCGGCCGGTCACGCCGCGGTGCCCGCCGAGGCGCGCGCGGTGGACACCTCGCACCCGACCCGTACGGTCGGCACCGGCACCCCCGCGAGCTGCACCTCGGCGGCGGTGGTCAAGGCCGTGGCGGCCGGCGGGATCATCACCTTCGACTGCGGTCCGGCCCCGGTGACCATCCGGATGACAGCCACCGCGAAGGTGGTCAACGCGCACGGGCCGCGGATCGTGCTGGACGGGGGCGGCAAGGTCACGCTGAGCGGCGGCGGCGAGCGCCGGATCCTCTACCAGAACACCTGCGACCGGGCCCAGGGGTGGACCACCTCGCACTGCCAGAACCAGGACCACCCGCAGCTCACGGTGCAGAACCTGACCTTCGCCGACGGCGACTCCACCGGCGACCGGACCGAGGGCGGGGGAGGCGGCGCGATCTTCGTCCGGGGCGGCCGGTTCAAGGTGGTCAACTCGCGCTTCGTCGGCAACCGCTGCGACCGCACCGGCCCCGACCTGGGCGGCGCGGCGCTCCGCGTGCTCAGCCAGTACGAGAACAAGCCGGTGTACGTGGTCAACAGCACCTTCACCGGCGGGAACTGCGCCAACGGCGGGGCGACGAGCAGCATCGGCGTCTCCTGGACGGTGCTGAACAGCGTCTTCCGCGACAACCGGGCGGTCGGCAGCGGGGCGAATCCGGCCCGGTCCGGCACTCCGGGCGGGGGCAGCGGCGGCGCGATCTACTGCGACGGCAACGAGTTCACCGTGCGGATCGCCGGCACGATCATCGAGGGGAACCGGGCCACCGAGGGCGGCGGCGCGATCTTCTTCGTCAGCAACAACCGCACGGGCACCCTCCGGATCGAACACTCGACCCTGCGCCGCAACCCCAGCCAGGGCTTCGAGACCACCGGCTTCCCCGGCATCTTCTTCCTCGGCGCCCGCCCACCCACCGTCCTCTCCTCCTCCCTCACCCGCTGACCCCCGCACCCCGCCGGGTTGATCAAGAAGTTTGCGTCGGAGTTGATCTCCCTGGAGACCGAAACTCCTTGATCAACGGGTCAGTAGGGGTTGGGGTGGCCGGGGAGGCGGGCCTTGAGGAGGGCGGCGGGGCGTCCGGGGAGGGTGGGGTCCGGGGAGAGCGGCGGGGCCGGGGTGCCGGCGCGGTGGGAGATGCCGGCGAACAGGTCCCTCAGAGCGGTGACCGCGTCGGCCCTCGGGGTCCAGCCCAGCTCGGTCTCGGCGCGGTCGCTGGACATCAACGGGGCGTTCAGCGCCAGGTCGACCCAGCCGGCGTCGACCGGTTGCAGCCGCGCGCGCCAGGTCAGCGCCGCCGCCGCGCGCAGCACCGGCGCCGCCACCGGCACCGTCCAGCCGTGGAAGTGCCGGGCCACCAGCTCCGGGGTCAGCACCGGGTCCGCGGCGACGTTGAAGGCGCCGCGCGCCTCACCCAGGACCGCCCTCGCGTACGCGTCGGCCACGTCGTCGGCGTGCACGGCCTGCATGCGCAGGCGACGGTTGGTCGGTACCAGCGGGATCCGGCCGTACCGGAGCAGCTGGACCGGGACCAGTGGGCCGAGGAAGTAGCGGCTGATCTCCGTGCCGGCGTCCCGCTGGAAGATCAGCCCCGGCCGCAGCCGGACCACCCGCAGCCCCGGGTGCTCCCGCTCGACCGTGTCGAGCAGCCCCTCCACCTCCGCCTTGTCCTCGCTGTACGAGGACCCGGGCACCCCGGTCGCCGGCCACCGTTCACTGACCGGATGATCCTTCGGCCCGGGCGCGTACGCCCCGACCGACGAGGCGTACACCAGGGCAGGGACGCCGGCCCGGACGGCCGCGTCGAGCACCGCGCGGCTGCCGCCGACGTTGGTCCGGTAGAGGGTGCGCCGGTCGTGGCTGGGCTGGATCTGCCAGGCCAGGTGCACCACCACCCGCGCCCCGGCGAAGATCGCGGT
This sequence is a window from Micromonospora sp. NBRC 110009. Protein-coding genes within it:
- a CDS encoding NAD-dependent epimerase/dehydratase family protein gives rise to the protein MRIVIVGATGNVGTALLRRLRRESGPELVGVARRLPGPSAGEPYDGVKWHSCDVGAPDAAGRLTAIFAGARVVVHLAWQIQPSHDRRTLYRTNVGGSRAVLDAAVRAGVPALVYASSVGAYAPGPKDHPVSERWPATGVPGSSYSEDKAEVEGLLDTVEREHPGLRVVRLRPGLIFQRDAGTEISRYFLGPLVPVQLLRYGRIPLVPTNRRLRMQAVHADDVADAYARAVLGEARGAFNVAADPVLTPELVARHFHGWTVPVAAPVLRAAAALTWRARLQPVDAGWVDLALNAPLMSSDRAETELGWTPRADAVTALRDLFAGISHRAGTPAPPLSPDPTLPGRPAALLKARLPGHPNPY